The Chelonoidis abingdonii isolate Lonesome George chromosome 11, CheloAbing_2.0, whole genome shotgun sequence genomic interval AACAGCTGTCTGGGTGGTTAATGTCCCATATAGAGCAAAACACAAAATCTCCAATAACTTCTTCTTTCAGAAGATGGAGGAAAGAACTGGGGGACACCAATTTTAAACTTGATTCTTATGGAGGAATTTTCTAATCTGAAGGTCAGAAGCAATTTGGGTGAATGTGACCATGAAATGATAGATTACTCAATTCTAAGGAGAGGAAGGAGTGAGAACTGCAGAATAAAAacaatggacttcagaaaagcagagttTAATCAATGCAGAAGTGGTATATTTTCTTCCCCTGGACTCTACCTAAGGGATAAAGGAggtcaggagagctggcagtttctcaaagagacagtaTTAAAAGTGCAACAGCAACCTATCccgatgcaaaggaaagataagaATAGTAAAAGACTAATcgggctccatcaggagctctttaataacCTGcagatcaaaaaggaatcctacaaaaagtggaaatatggatgaattgctaaggaggaaGACAGAAGagtagcacaagcatgtaggaacgtgatcagaaaggctaaggtacAAAATgtgttacacctagcaagggacacaCAAGGTAACAAGAAGAggatctttaaatacattaggtgcacaagaaagacaaaggaaagtgtaggtcctctgctTAGCAAGGAAGGAGACCTAATAATGGACAACATCAAGAATGCTGAGatatttaatgcctattttgcttcagttttcactaagaAGAAAAttggtgaccagatacttaacacgATTAATATTACCACCAAAgggaaaggaacacaagccaaaatggaggaagaacattttaaataatatttagagaAGTTAGAAGTATTCAAGTTAGccgggcctgatgaaattcaccctgtggtACTTAAGGACTTAGGTGAAGCAATGTCTGAAACATTCGCGATTATCTTTGGAGGATGGGTttggtcccagaggactggaggaaAAACAGGCATAGTCATTGTctataaaaaggagaacaaagagatctTGGGGAATTATAGGTGAATCAGCCCAACGTGAATACCTGGAaatatactggaacaaattattaaacaattaatttgtaagcacctagaggacaaTAGGGTTACAAGGAATAGccaacatagatttgtcaagaacaaatcatgccaaaccaacctcatTTCCTTTTTTTGACAAGGCTACTGGCTTAGTGGATGGGGAGGGGACTGTAGACATGATATAACCTTATTtgaataaggcttttgacacagtcccacatgatgtTCGCTTATGAGAATatctagggaaatatggtctagatgaaattgctataagctgggtgcaaaactggttgaaagactgtattcaAAGAGGAGTtctcaatggttcactgtcaaactgaggGGAATGTATCTATCCGGATCCTGCAAGGATCTGTCCTTGGTCTGGTACCATTCAATAGttcaggaattggcaacctttggcccacggcCCGCCACGGAAAgccgctggcaggctgggacagtttgtctacctgccatgtctgcaggtttggccaatcgcagctcccactggccacagtttgccgtgCCAggtcagtgggggctgcgggaaggaaCAGCCAGGacatccctcagcccagcacaaaccagcccaccagcggctttccctggcgggccgggtgccaaaggttgctgattcctgcAAGAGTTTCATAAATGACTTGGGTAATGGAGTGGAGATTGTGCTGATAAAATTTGGAGATGACACCAAGCAGGAAGGTGTcactagcactttggaggacaggattagaattcaaaagagtcttgacaaattggagaattagtctgaaatcaacaaggtgaaatttGATAAAGACAAGTggaaagtacttcacttaggaaagcAAAATCAGCTGCACAACTTCAAACAGGAAATAGCCTGCTAGGCAGGAAGAGCAGTCAGAAGTGCTGCAGAGAAGGGTCTGgcattatagtggatcacaaattgaatatcatctgagtgtgatgcagttgtgaaaaagactaatattctggggtgcattaaccATGTATGTAAGACCCTAGAGGTATAGCGAGAGGGCGTGGCCTCCCTCTGAGGTGGATGGGGAGGAAACCTAACCCATCTCTGGGTGGGCAGAGCCGGGCAAGCCACACCTGCCATGCCAGAAGCACGCACCCCACACATACACCACAAAGTGATTTTGGGGTTAGCGTTTTACCAGTTTGTATCTGATGCCTTACGTGACCCCTTTTAGATACGGATTATGACAACAGGGTGTTAGATGTAATGAgcatgtcaggcctgacaagttGCTGACACAGCACAGTGAATCCTCAGTGGGCCTCTGTCTCACAGTCCCACTTTACTTAGCGTTGGTGAGACCTCGGCGGGGCACTGTGTCCGATTCTGAGGGCCACACGTTAGGACAGATTGGAGGGAGTCCACAGGAGAGtaataaaaatgatcaaagttTTCCAAAggctgatctatgaggaaagggtcaaaagctgggcatgtttagtcttgagaaaaaaagactgaggtgGGAACCAGATAAGTTTTCAGATGTGCTAAGGGTTGTTACAAGGTGGCCGGGGCTCAgttctccacgtccactgaaagtagggcaagaagcaatgagcttaatctacagcaagggagagatgggttagatgttaggaaaaaatttctaactataaggacagttaagctctggaataggtgttcaagggaggttgtggaatccctgtcattggaggtgattaagaacaggttgaacaaacctgtcagggatggttctAGGGTTAcacctggtcctgcctcagcacagggtgctggactagattacctcctgaggtcccttccagccctgcatttctatgttCTGGGcaatgcttccccccccccccactctgaactggcTGGGACATCTACTCAAGAAGATCTCTTCCTGTCACTAAGGCTACAGATGCCACCTCAGGCAGTCCTCTTGTGAATAACAGGAGCTGTTGCACCTGAAGATGGGTGTCTATGCTGTGCCACCTCCTGTACCGTGCTCTTGTAAGGGCCCCCCAGAATAGTGGGGCCAGGGTAAGTGAATTCTTCCAGGGGAGCGCTCCCAGAAATGTCGGGTGCTTAAGGTAGTTTTCATGATTGTGCGAGGTGGATAGTGCCCACACCACACTTGTAAAGTGTCAATGCCCACAAGCAATGAGGACCTTGGTTAAAAGGCAGCCCTGACTCAGGATGAAGAGCTCTCTGCAGCATTGCTCTCATTTCCTGGCTGTAAATTAAGACTTTGTTGACAGGATTACGTTATCGCTGgctgcaaatattaaaaaatcatgagtctgaaaccaaaaaaatcatgactagcttataaaataaatgttaggGTATTTTCCCGTGCCCTCCAGTTTCTGACCCTTTAGGTCATGCTCAGGTCACATCTTCAAGCTTTTGTCCACAACCCTGAGATCTAGAAactcaactatttttttttatgacGGTTCAGATCCTATTGTGATTCCAGGAATTGGGGCTTTACGTAAAAAGCCAAATAGTGCAAGACTTCTGATTAAACccatgagagttggcaaccctgggCCAATAGATTGGCTGAAAACAGCTTCCACTTCGGAAGGTCTGGGGGACCTTTAAGGTGCATAGAAATCTTGTGACCCCACCTCTCCTTCCATTTCTGGGCCCATTTAAAACCAGAATGAGCAGAGATAGAAAGTAGGGCACAATCATGTGTTGGCCAGGGAGGTGGACTTGATGGGACCTACCAGACCTTTGGGCTCTTGCTTCCAGCCTAAGAGGAAGAGCTCTTTCTGAATCGGGCCTGTAGGCCCCTGTGCCCCCAATCTTTCTCTGACAGAGTGAATCTTCAGGTTCGCTTCATGATTTCTGCATCTGTTGGACGGTACAGCTTCCCTACAAATAATAATCCTTCCTGTGTGCTTAGAGTTCTTCTGTAGGTCACAAAGACCCGTTAGTTATTTGATGGATGGGGCAACACAGGCATGGAAAGGGGAATGTGATTAGCCTATGCTCACACAGCACATCCGTgaaagagctgggaatggaactcaGATGTCCTAGCTCCTACTCTTGTGCCCTCGCCGCCGGACCAGCCCCCATAAGAACTGTTATTTAATTCGACTCACTGCTATTCTGTGCTAGTAGCTTCTCGGTCAGAATTTAGATGGATGCAAGGAGCAGAAGGGGCTGGTTTGCATTAGGGGTGTGTGTGACGGTCTGAAGGTGCTGAGAGCAGCTCCATAATTTAAGGCTACATCAAGCAGGAACCTTATCTCTGACCCtcacttttgtttatatataaaatcacaGCGTTGAGGGGCCTTAGGCGTCTCAGAACCTGCtctgtgaaactgacaaggaaACATTTGCTGGGAACCAGGAGGTTATTTGGAAGACTTTGCAGATCACATTCTTCCCAGTGTCTGGGACAAGCTGGTACAAGTTAAGGGTAGAGAACACAGGGAGGGTAGCTGtgtaaactcccactgactgaACTGCTCTTTGCCTTCCAGCTTTAACCCTTGCTGTGCCACAGGACTCAAACCCTATCTTGTTACTGGCAGATGCTTTTCGAGTGCCACTTAAAATGCACGCTTCCTTCTTGTCAAGAGTTACGGCATGGCCTTGGACTGCTTCCCAGCCATGTggctctccttcccttcctggccAATACCCGTTCTCTGAAGCCCCCCGATTTCACTCATTTCACCTAGTCCTCCTCACTTGGTGAGAAATTCTGTCCCCAGTGAAGCCCATGGCAAaacccctattgacttcagtgggggcaggattccctccctgggctctccCTTCCATCTCTTTATTGGGGGAATAGGATTGGCTGGGGGAGATTCTGGGTCTTCCTTCCTTATGTTGCTGAGAATTAATTGGAAACTTGAAAAGCAGCCAGTCTGTTTCCTGCTGTCCCCCGCCACTCCTGGAACAAGGGCGTGCAGCATGGCTGACTGCTTGCTTCTGAGTCCTTGGAGAATCTCTCCCCAAACACATCACCTGCGCTGATAATGCCCCGTGTTCAATAGCTCAGAACTGGGAGCAACTGTGGACATGGCTTCCAGATACTGAGACAAAGGGGTTTCATCGCCCAGAGTCTTGGGTTGAATTCCTACATCGTGCCTCTCCAAACACTTCCTGCAGAAGGAGCTTGTGGGTGACCCGTTGTCCCCTATTTTAAGGGATCACCCCTTATTCCATTGATTTGTAATGAGCTGGACGTGTTCTCTACTATCTGTTTTATGCAGCACTGACGTATTCTTCCCCAGAGGTAACTGCATTTCAGGGCTGGGTGAAGCAATTCCTGGGTGTACAGTCTAACCCATTTATGAGCGCCCATGGCTCTTTGGGTGGCTGGGTTTCTATAAAtatctgatgatgatgattgattatTTATTGATTATAGGTACACCTCAGTGTCTGAAGTCAtgaggatcccagagctcttGTGAAATTGAGgtaggtgggggaaaggggactGCTCTTTGAACACACAAGCATGTCAGATCAGAGAGTTTATTAATAATTCTGAGGGCTTTTCATCTATGGATCACAAAGGGCTTTACaccattgtccccattttacagatggagaaactgaggcacagtgaggtgaCATGACTCACCCATGGTCACTGGCAAAGCAGGGCACCGGCCCTGGGTCTCCTGGCTCGCAGTGCAGTGCCCAGTCCACTGCAGGGCCAGGATTTTCATCCCCTCAGTGTATGCCCATGTGTCTGTATGCAGGGGTGTAACTGGCTGTGTGGCaggaggaggtggaagagagcATATAGGACGGTGTGTTGGGGTGGGTAAAACATGTCTAGGCATCTACTCGTTGTGTAGAATGGGGAGGGGAGTAACACAGTTGTTCTGTAgagtgggaggggtgggtggCACATACGGGGTTCAGTGGCAGGTTTTGTATAGAGATGTTGATAGGGTCTGGGTGCTTATTTGGGAGAGATGAGGCATGTTCCCACGTCCTGTAATTCACCCATCCAATCCAGGCAGGTTCGCATTTGTTTCCCTGTAGGAGGCGGTTGTGATTTTGGGGATGTCTATGCAGAACAGAACCCTTAGCGTGCGCAGCCATGTAGTCTGAGGTTAAAGCCACTTTTACCACAAGGCTAAAATTCCCCGCTGGAAATTCCCAGCTGACCAGCAGGGTCAAGAGCCTATTATCTAGGCTGGTGCTTACTATCAGGGGGCGGTTCCTATTTAAGACTTTAAAGAGGTGCGTGAGGATGGGACTTctaggcagaaagagatctgcCCCAGGCAGAGTCCATCCAGCTGGCTGGTGGGAAAGAAACAGCTGCCTGCATATCCCTGTCACAGAGAAGAGATTAGCTGGAGTGAAAACATTTCCCTGTAGCCACAGCAATGGAGCCAActcttctcctcctgctcctcagcCTGGGCTGGACTTGTAGTGGTAAGTTCCCTGGAGACCACAGCAGATCAGAGGttctctctgggctggagggattGGGGGTTCCCTGCCTTTGTGAACGACTGAGCTATTCTTTTCAGCTATTTCTCCATGCTGGTCCTGGGTGCTGTTTTGAAGTTTTCCCTGTTCGCGGTTCACTACACAACTGCTTTGCCAATGGCatcccctgcagctctgctgcctgGTGCGTTGGcatgagcagctgcagctctgtccAGATGTGGTCTTTGTGTCGAGGGCTCCCAGCGATACTCTGTGCTCAGTTTGGATTGGCTGTGCTAGCCTCGGGGTGCTCAGGAGGGGACTGTTAACAGAGCTGTCTCCGTCCTTGGGTACACATGGGTCTGTGTTTTGTTCTGTGGTtacacagtgcctggcacagtggggtcctggtttgTGACCGGGGTCCTGGGCACTCCAGTAATATAACCAATAATCTCACTTTCTTTCTGACGCCCCCTGTCCGCAAACCTCCACTGCGCATGGATCTTTGAACTAGGAGAAAAATAAATCAGCAACTTAAACATTGTTAAAACTGGTTCTGAAAGGGAGGGAAAATACACATCACTTGTCCCCCAGACCTTGGCTCTGTCTTGAATGAAATGAATAGGGTTATAGAACAGTGACACATCTGAATCTCAGAGAACATTTATTTTAGCTCTTAGAACAATACGAATCACTCAGAGCCTAATTTTCACATCCGCGGATGAATATTGGCCCATAGACAGGACTACGCAGCATCAGTGACATGAGAGGAGAGCATACTGGGCTGCCAAGCACTCTCGAAAAGAAACACTTGTAACGGTGCCAACGGCTACAACAGTGTCACTGCCACATTCGGGGCTAGTGCTGGCGTCCTTTTAGAAAGACGCAGTGAGATGGCTCTATTGCACAGCTTTACTTTGGAGACAATCCTTCATACAAACAGCATCCCAGAGTGCTGTAGCGCAGGGGTGCTCAGATTTTCATAGGGGGGCCACGTAATAGACCGCTGGTCTCATGGACCCTCTTCCTTCCCATGTGCCATTGCCCACCCCGCCCCACCCATTCACGATCACCTGTGGTCCTGCCTCCCCCCTGTTCTTCATCTAGTTGGCACAGGGACACTGCACAATTACCTGCATTGACAATGAATGTTGGGAAGCATTTAGGAGCTGACTTggggtgctgagtacccacccCCTGCAACTGAAGTTGTGGGAGCTGTTGGCTCTCAGCACCTTCCATCATCATGCCCTTGGGGGTATTTTAGCTGACTTGTGATGCCATCTAGCAGCTGGAAATCAGACCCACGTAACCAGCTGCAAGTGCTCCACAGACACCCAGTCCTGCATGGAAAGCAATCTGGGAACTGCCTTTGCAGAGAGTTAGTTAAAGTGGGATGCTCAGTGGCTGTAAATCGCTGTCGCTCCGTTGGCTTCAAGGAGTTGGGTCAATGTTCTCCAGCTGAGGGGCTGACCCAGACAGTACAAGAGTTGACAGCCTGCTGGGAAAAATGGgaaactattttgttttgttccctgGGCCACTCCAGTGAGTCATTAAAAAGCAAGCTGTTGCCCTCTGGGTCGTTGCACAGACGCTACAGATCTTTGGGTCGTTTTCAGAACAGCCAAGGTTTGTCCTTTGTCAAAATTTCCGCCCTGTTTGCTGcgcaccccagaggtggctgcatttcagcagtgttGTTGGCAGGGCACCTTAACATGAAAGTCTCTAGTGAGATGTACAGATTCAATCCAAGTCACTCATGGTTTTACCTCTGCATTGTCtctgttaacatttttgttacaaaaccactgcaaaacattttaaatgcatgTCATTTTCTTGCTTGGGCAAACCAAAGCGAAAATATTCTGGATTGAATTAAAATCAAGTATTTAGTGCTTTAAACACAGTAACCAGGGTGTGGGGTTTGTATGGTTTATGTCTGactggcagcctggctcccaggagagcagcagcagcagcaaggggttAACCAGTGTAGGATGACGGGTGTTCGGGCTTATTTTTTTGAATAACCACTTGTAAAATCTTTGTGGGAAGTAGAGACTTGGATGAAGTTAAACCCAGGCTGTGTTACAGGGACAATCTCATCCCATGGAAACAACTGCAGTTAAATAACATTCCTTCCACTTAGCGGCATCTTTCCTCCCTGAGGGATCCTGTGGATcagcactgaaatgctgccacctctgaggtggaagaAACCTGCCACTGCATTGCATGACAGTTGTGGGGACAGGGGAATCAGAGCCAACAACCCAGGAACAAACACTTGCTCTTCTGGAAAGTCTGAGGGAATGTTTGaatgcagttttgtttttgaggtcACGGTGCAAAGAGGGGAAGTTTGAGGGGAAGTGGAGTGAAAGGGAGAAATCTGGCCTCTTTTTGCCATGATCTTCAAATTACGCTTAACTTCAccagggccagaatttcacctatgTTACATCTGCAGTGTTACTGACCCCTCCCATTTTATTGCAAGTCATGTgattggtgttttttaaaaagccccagctccaggagtcctGTGATTATGGGAGCATctcagctttaaaaacaaaacaaaaacacttgctAGCCCTCTTGATTGTGGAGGTGACCTGAGTGCACCTTAGCGGCTCAGAAACCAGAGCACTGAACCCAAAATCTCACCATGTCTGTGCTGCCCTTTCCACTGGGAACAGCTGCCTGAGCTAACGCTGGATATTTACTGCTCTTCTCTGAATGACCCTTGTTTTCTccacttgctgcttttccccttccctccactccaCCCAGGACGGCTGACGGTGCTGCCCCTGGAGCCGCTCGTCCAGATTGGAGGATCCATtcagttgaactgctccttggaCTGTCCGGATGGGAAGCCCCAGTGGAAGGGGCTGGACACCAACCTAGGGAACATCATCTCCACCCCCACCTATAGCCTCCTGCTCATCACCAATGCTGCCGTAGCCATGGCGGGCACAAAGTTCTGCACGGGGAACTGCCAAGGGAAGTCCCACCAGGGGTCGACTAACCTGCAAGTGTACTGTAAGTGCCCTGGGTTGATGCAGTTACCCCCCAGCTGCATGACGGTCTAGACTCCAAACACATTGCAGCCCAAAGGGGGGACAGTCAGATTGAAACCTAGAAGTTTTACTGTCACATTGGCCTGGTGTTTTTCTAACCCAGGCAAACAGGAGGGACTGACCGACCGTGCTGGGGAACCGCCAAGCCGACCCTGCACAAAAAGTGCTGCCAAATCACAAAGACTTCAGAATGAAAGAAAATCACTTCCCCATTCATCCCTTTCAGTTAGTGTTGCCTCCGGAGCCACTCGCAACAAACCTCAGATAAGGGGCACTTGACTGTGTCCATTTGGGGGCCTGATCCTATATCAGCTTCAATCTCCCACCCTCCCTGCTTCACAGAATCCAGCTAACCTTGGAACTGCCCAATGGTCCATCTCAGCTGGCATCCTGACACTGACCAAGGCAGAATGTTTAGAGGAAGGTATCAAGCCTTCGTATGCCATCCTGTACCTTAGGATTCTTCCTGGCTCAGCTGATGATCAGTTTATGTCCAGAAGCATGAGGATTGATCACTAAAATGCAGCCCCTTCTGGGGTGGAGGATGGCCACAAACCAGGGCAAGAAAGCAGTTAAGATCAGAAGGCCTGGTTCTCAGAGGTGAGGGGCACCTGCAGCACCACTGGAAGCAATGGGAGCGGCCGGTACCCAGCCCCCCTGAACATCAGGCCCTGGGGTTTAATTGCTGACTTGCAAGGATCTCTCCAATGCCTGGACCCCCCCGGCAGACATGGCCATGGGTATGGCCATGGTAAGCCAGCCAGGAATGTAGTTTTGTGGCTTCTAGAGTGGATCAGAAATTGGCCACTGTTCCCAGGACTGATCTCGGTGATGAATCCTTAGGGGAAGAGGGCAAGAACTGATTGCATCCCGCTGACTCCCCTCTGCATGGAGTCTCTGCAGATGCCACAACTGACAGGACGTGCACTTCATATCTGAAGTCAGCGGGTGGGAGCCTCAGAAGGGGCAAGTGACTTACAAGCACAAATcctgcagattttcaaagggactttGTGCATCTAActcacataggtgcttttgaaagtctccATTGGCCGCTCGTGGCCCTGATCCCCTAGGCACCCTGTCCCATGGTAGGTGATGTAGCTAGGAAGCCTGCCGTTCCTCATGTGCCATTCTTTTTTCAGCTCTTCCAGACACCTTGCAGCTGGAAACCCAGCCAAAGAAGCTGGTGGCTGGtcagccagcccatctccacTGCTCTATTAGCAAGGTGTACCCACCCGACTCCTTGACTCTGAGCTGGTATCGAGGGGACCAGAGACTGGAGAGCCCAGACCCTGAAGAAGTGGCTGATGACGAGGAGCTGTTCAGTTATGTCTCTAAGCTAGAGGTCCCAGGGGAGAAGGTGATGGAGGGCATGGAGTTCAGGTGtgaggtggagctgctgctgccctcagaCAGGAGTTTCCACCGGGCCACAGCAGTGACTGTGAGCACAAAAGGTAAGTCTTGGAGAGCTGAGCTAGGAATCTTAGCACAGTGGGTGTGCAAGTTCTCCTGCCAAAGCCATTTCCCCATGTCGCTTGCAATACTTGTCTGCTGGGGGTGAAAACATCTCCTGCTTCCAGGCTGCTAATATGAACTCTGtgtggtctgtaattccctatGCAGCATGGGAACCAGGGTAACATCAAGCTGAATGGGCCTCAATCCACCCACCTGAGGACCTTTTGCTAAACCCTTCCAGCTCTCCAGGAGAGATGCAGCTTCCTCTCAGCTCCTGGCACCTCCCCTGTACCCCACCAGATCTCCTTGATTCATTCTGTTATCCCACCCCATGCATCCTTCCTCCTAGCCCCAGATACTCTTCTCCTGAGTCCTCTTGCTAGCCCATGCTGTGAAGTTAGGGATCAAGGGAAGGCCCCATGTGTGCTAGTCGTCTTCTCTGTCTAGGGCCCTAATCCCAAGGATCCTGCCTCAGCCCATACACAGCTGGCATGAAAGGTGCCTGTGCAGGGTCTGTTGCATATATGaaggtgtcaaggttcctcccccattctgaactttagggtacagatgtggagacctgcatggacacttctaagcttaattactagcttagatctggtaacactgccacatCCCAGAAagttcagtgtctggaacacttcctgttccccaaaaccttcacctccctgggcagccttgtgaggctttttcaccaagttcctggtgaacaccgatccaaccccttggattcttaaacacaaggaaaattaaccatcccccctccttttccccaccaatttcctggtgagtccagatccaatgccccttggatcttaaaacaagggaaaaatcaattcaggttttcttaaaagaaagcttttaattaaagaaaagaaaagcgtTAAAAATCATTTTCTCTAAATCCAGGAATGCAAAAAttctttacagggtaatcagattcatataagccagaggaaccccctctatcCTTAGTCAAAGTTACAGCCAAAACAGAGTGGTAAAATCCCTCAgcacaaaaagcaaacatttacaagttgagaaaaacaaaaataagacttaacacgccttgcctggctaattactgcaagtttgaaacatgagaggactgtcagaaagatttggagaagcCTGGATTGACATCTGGTTCCTCTTAGTCCCAGATgccgaacaacccccaaaacaaagagcacaaacaaaagactatccCCCCActaagatctgaaagtatcttgtcccttatGGTCCTTTGGTcaaggtgtcagccaggtttactgagcttcttaaccctttacaggtaaaagagacattaacccttaactatctgtttatgacagaaggggAGAGCAAAGCAGGGGATAGGGTGTGAGGTTTCTGACACAGCCATATCTCTGGAGCTGGGTTCAGAGGGGTGGAGGGAGCCAGCAACCACTTCAATCCCCTCCCAGGGGATGGAGGATCATTCGGTGACAGTTGTGGTCAGAGGGCCCCCTACCTGGCTTGCATGGTCCCAGATCCTTAAGGACAAGGGCACGGAGTACGTGTAGCGAAGCGTCAAGAGACTAATCAAAATCTTCTGTTTACAGCTGTGGCAGAGCAGCCCACAAATGAGTCAGTCACTGGCCAAGAGAATCCCAGAACTGAGTCTCCAGCTACTACAGAGAACCCCCCTGCTACTGACTGCAGCCCCACAACTGGGCTTGGGGCTACTACAGGGAGCCCCACCACAGAACTGACTTCTGCAGAGAGCCCCACGACAGAGTTCATTATCACATCTCACAAGTCCAGTGCCAAAGCCACCTCTGTCCCCTGGATGGTGACCACAGAGACCCTCGCCACCGAGTCCAGGGCTGCCTCACAGCACCCCAGTGCAGGCACAGCCACAACAGActggagccccagcagcagcttgagTTCTGCTACAGAGAACCCCACCACAGGGGATGTGGCTAGCACAGAGAACCCTCTCACCAAGAAAGCCACTAGTGTCCAGAGCCCCAGAACAGAGTCTGTCTGCAACCTGCAGATCAGGCCTGTCCCTTCTAAAGGAACCACCGGGGAAGCCCTGAAGATCATATGCGAGGCAGAGTGCGGTGAGGATATTACCATCAGGTGGCTGAAAACCCCTGTGGAGCTCTCTCAGTACCAGGAGGAGGAGTCCAAGAGCAAATCCATCCTGACGGTTGACCGTGTAGATCTCAACCACCAAGGGATCTATGAGTGCGTCATGCTGAGTAGGAGACTCCAGGTGGCAAGTAGGAGACTCCAGGTGGCAAGCCTCCACATCGCTGTGTCTGCTGGTGAGTGGCTGCCAAGGGCTTTGCATTCAGGAGTGGCTGGTCCCTGTGGGGAGGTGCAagccagcccagggaggagagggTGTCCCAGTGATTGTGTTTGTTTCCTTCCCCAATCTGTACTCCCACAGGTAACAACAGAACAGAAACTACACCTTATGGTCAGCATAACCCTCTGCCCACAACcagtgggatggggagaggcagAGTGCCTGTGTTCAAGGGCCAAGCATCACGTATAGGTCTTAGCCACACATCTTTCTTGGTTGTTGAACGCTACAGTGAATAATGGCTG includes:
- the MADCAM1 gene encoding LOW QUALITY PROTEIN: mucosal addressin cell adhesion molecule 1 (The sequence of the model RefSeq protein was modified relative to this genomic sequence to represent the inferred CDS: inserted 1 base in 1 codon) gives rise to the protein MTLVFSTCCFXPFPPLHPGRLTVLPLEPLVQIGGSIQLNCSLDCPDGKPQWKGLDTNLGNIISTPTYSLLLITNAAVAMAGTKFCTGNCQGKSHQGSTNLQVYSLPDTLQLETQPKKLVAGQPAHLHCSISKVYPPDSLTLSWYRGDQRLESPDPEEVADDEELFSYVSKLEVPGEKVMEGMEFRCEVELLLPSDRSFHRATAVTVSTKAVAEQPTNESVTGQENPRTESPATTENPPATDCSPTTGLGATTGSPTTELTSAESPTTEFIITSHKSSAKATSVPWMVTTETLATESRAASQHPSAGTATTDWSPSSSLSSATENPTTGDVASTENPLTKKATSVQSPRTESVCNLQIRPVPSKGTTGEALKIICEAECGEDITIRWLKTPVELSQYQEEESKSKSILTVDRVDLNHQGIYECVMLSRRLQVASRRLQVASLHIAVSAATFSTDSAIAIGTASSLLGLIVTAFVSHRLWRLLHPPGMTSPKGNSV